In a single window of the Bacillus mycoides genome:
- a CDS encoding VOC family protein — MKNYIQGIDHVQVAAPVGCEEEAREFYGNKIGMEEIPKPEELKKRGGCWFKCGNQEIHIGVEQNFNPAKKAHPAFYVLKIDEFKQELIKQDVEVIDDHARPDIIRFYVSDPFGNRIEFMENKN; from the coding sequence ATGAAAAATTATATTCAAGGAATTGATCATGTACAAGTAGCTGCGCCCGTAGGATGTGAAGAAGAAGCGCGAGAATTTTATGGTAATAAAATTGGAATGGAGGAAATTCCAAAGCCGGAGGAATTAAAGAAGCGTGGTGGGTGTTGGTTTAAGTGTGGAAATCAAGAGATTCATATCGGAGTTGAGCAAAACTTTAATCCAGCTAAAAAAGCGCATCCAGCTTTTTATGTTTTAAAAATTGATGAATTTAAACAAGAGTTAATAAAGCAAGATGTTGAAGTAATAGATGATCATGCGCGACCAGATATAATCAGATTTTACGTGTCAGATCCGTTTGGAAATCGAATTGAATTTATGGAAAATAAAAACTAG
- a CDS encoding YitT family protein: protein MVRFLGVIFGSIIIAIAFNLFLIPHKILSSGIGGIAIILGIVTPVNTGIINFVLNLPILILGYIGLGKKVIFNTVVSVIVLSVALYYVPVKVVATDPLLSSVFGGVIAGAGIGLVFNCHGSTGGFDIIGMLLSRKRDIKLGGFLIALNTVVVVIAGFFFTWDVALTSLLSIYVTGKVIDAVHTKHRKVTLMIVTNQAEEMKKKLLSTVVRGITLLDGEGAYSNEKKRVLMTVVSREELASMKLTISEIDPHAFVNITETVEVLGLFRKV, encoded by the coding sequence ATGGTCAGATTTCTTGGTGTTATTTTTGGTTCTATTATTATCGCAATTGCCTTTAATCTTTTCCTTATCCCCCATAAAATTTTAAGTAGTGGAATTGGCGGAATTGCTATTATTTTAGGGATTGTAACCCCTGTAAACACAGGTATTATTAACTTTGTATTGAACTTACCTATCCTTATTTTAGGATACATAGGTCTTGGAAAAAAAGTGATTTTTAACACGGTTGTTTCTGTAATTGTATTATCTGTTGCATTATACTATGTTCCAGTAAAAGTCGTAGCAACAGATCCACTTTTATCATCTGTATTTGGCGGTGTCATCGCCGGAGCTGGTATTGGTCTTGTCTTTAACTGCCATGGTTCAACTGGTGGATTTGATATTATCGGTATGTTGTTATCTCGTAAGCGAGATATTAAACTTGGTGGATTCCTTATTGCATTAAATACTGTTGTTGTTGTCATTGCAGGATTTTTCTTCACTTGGGATGTTGCCCTTACAAGCTTACTTTCAATTTATGTAACTGGTAAAGTAATTGATGCCGTTCATACGAAACATCGTAAAGTTACACTTATGATTGTAACAAATCAAGCAGAAGAAATGAAAAAAAAGCTTCTTTCAACTGTAGTACGTGGAATTACGTTACTTGATGGTGAAGGTGCTTATTCAAACGAGAAAAAACGTGTACTTATGACAGTCGTTTCACGTGAAGAATTAGCAAGTATGAAACTAACGATTTCGGAAATTGATCCTCATGCATTCGTTAATATTACGGAGACTGTTGAAGTATTAGGATTGTTTAGAAAAGTGTAA
- a CDS encoding protein phosphatase 2C domain-containing protein — MKITTYQQKSPLKQECEDSFFCNEDKMIYGVCDGATPLVPFCDEEGHNGAYIASHLFASHFTSLREINSLQGEVAKANELLQNKMLEYKVDTRKKDHLWCTCIAAVQIEGDKLEYAQLGDCMIVAILQDGAIRVLTKDTVKGISKRAKKKREEDRKKGLPVPEEHVFQDVREQLKYNRYLANMPNGYSVANGMKEAMDYLQYGELQVAEVSGIFICSDGLFHPEWSLEQTVAYIRKNSIKEYVAIIERLEGKNRIRPDDKTVIMIDL; from the coding sequence ATGAAGATAACGACGTATCAACAGAAGAGTCCTTTAAAACAAGAGTGTGAGGATTCATTTTTTTGTAATGAAGATAAAATGATTTACGGTGTATGCGATGGAGCAACACCGTTAGTTCCATTTTGTGATGAAGAAGGACATAATGGAGCATACATCGCTTCACATTTATTTGCAAGTCATTTTACTTCGCTACGAGAGATCAATAGTTTACAAGGTGAAGTTGCAAAGGCGAATGAATTATTGCAAAACAAGATGCTAGAGTACAAGGTTGATACGAGAAAAAAAGACCATCTGTGGTGTACATGTATTGCAGCAGTTCAAATAGAAGGCGATAAACTTGAATATGCACAATTAGGTGATTGTATGATCGTTGCAATACTTCAGGATGGAGCGATAAGAGTATTAACGAAAGATACAGTTAAGGGAATTAGTAAACGCGCAAAAAAGAAGAGGGAAGAGGATCGTAAAAAAGGATTACCAGTCCCGGAAGAACACGTTTTTCAAGATGTTCGGGAGCAGTTAAAATACAATCGCTATCTTGCAAATATGCCAAACGGCTATTCAGTTGCAAATGGGATGAAAGAAGCTATGGATTATTTACAATATGGTGAATTACAGGTAGCTGAAGTAAGTGGGATTTTTATTTGTTCAGACGGATTGTTTCACCCAGAATGGTCGTTAGAACAAACTGTAGCATATATAAGAAAGAATAGTATAAAAGAATATGTAGCAATCATTGAAAGGTTAGAAGGAAAAAATAGAATAAGACCAGATGATAAAACAGTTATTATGATCGATTTGTAA
- a CDS encoding peptidoglycan recognition protein family protein yields MEIKCANLTFQNELVPLEKVNKLIIHHTSEDGWDVYKTHEFHQKVRGWSGIGYNYFIEEDGTVVEGRGLHIGAHAKDNNSNTIGICMTGNFDKYDPTTAQMNSLYSLCKMFMKQFAIEKGNILGHRELEGVTKTCPGNRFSMVELRKVLS; encoded by the coding sequence ATGGAAATTAAATGTGCAAATTTAACGTTTCAAAATGAGTTAGTTCCTTTAGAAAAAGTAAATAAACTGATTATCCACCATACGTCAGAAGATGGCTGGGATGTGTATAAAACTCACGAATTTCATCAAAAGGTAAGAGGATGGAGCGGGATTGGTTACAATTATTTTATTGAAGAAGATGGAACTGTAGTCGAAGGACGAGGTTTACATATTGGAGCACATGCGAAAGATAATAATAGTAATACAATTGGAATATGTATGACGGGAAATTTTGATAAATATGATCCAACTACTGCACAAATGAATTCATTATATTCTTTATGTAAAATGTTTATGAAGCAGTTTGCCATAGAGAAAGGGAATATACTCGGCCATAGGGAGTTAGAAGGGGTTACAAAAACTTGTCCAGGAAATCGCTTTTCTATGGTAGAGTTAAGAAAAGTATTATCTTAA
- a CDS encoding DUF2164 domain-containing protein: MMMNIKIPTDKKEELVAQIQQFFVEEDLDEIGRFQAERLIEEMIKLVGPFAYNQAIGDARKLVTEKLSNIEEDLYVLEKNEGK, from the coding sequence ATGATGATGAACATAAAAATACCGACTGATAAAAAAGAAGAGCTTGTAGCACAAATTCAGCAATTTTTCGTTGAAGAAGATTTAGATGAGATTGGACGTTTTCAAGCAGAGCGTTTAATAGAGGAAATGATTAAATTAGTAGGACCATTTGCATACAATCAAGCAATTGGAGATGCAAGAAAACTTGTAACTGAAAAGTTATCAAATATTGAAGAAGATTTATATGTGTTAGAGAAGAATGAAGGGAAATAA
- a CDS encoding urease subunit gamma, with amino-acid sequence MRLTPREIDKMLVVVAADLAYRRKERGLKLNYPESIAIITYEILEGARDGKNVAELMELGKNILSAEDVMDGIADMISDIQVEATFPDGTKLVTIHQPIH; translated from the coding sequence ATGAGATTAACGCCAAGAGAAATTGATAAAATGCTGGTAGTTGTTGCGGCTGATTTAGCTTATCGACGAAAGGAGAGAGGGCTTAAGTTAAACTATCCAGAAAGTATCGCTATTATTACGTATGAAATTTTGGAAGGAGCAAGAGATGGTAAAAATGTAGCGGAATTAATGGAACTTGGAAAAAATATTTTAAGTGCTGAAGATGTTATGGATGGTATTGCAGACATGATATCAGATATTCAAGTTGAGGCAACTTTTCCTGATGGAACAAAATTAGTAACTATTCATCAACCAATTCATTAA
- a CDS encoding urease subunit beta, with protein sequence MIPGQYILAKEDIVCNENKKETKVKVLNQGDRPIQIGSHYHFYEVNEALKFNRSVAIGQHLNIPAGTAVRFEPGDEKTIELVPYSGKQEVYGFKNKVDGDIQSYKKRGR encoded by the coding sequence ATGATTCCAGGGCAATATATCCTTGCGAAAGAAGACATAGTATGTAATGAAAATAAAAAAGAAACGAAAGTTAAGGTGTTAAATCAGGGAGATAGACCGATTCAAATTGGATCTCATTACCACTTTTATGAAGTGAATGAGGCGTTAAAGTTCAATCGTAGTGTAGCAATTGGACAACATTTAAATATTCCAGCGGGTACAGCGGTAAGATTCGAGCCTGGGGATGAAAAAACGATTGAATTAGTTCCATACTCAGGGAAGCAAGAAGTATATGGATTTAAAAATAAAGTGGATGGCGATATTCAATCTTACAAAAAAAGAGGGAGATAG
- the ureC gene encoding urease subunit alpha codes for MSFKMSRKQYADLYGPTTGDSIRLADTQLFAHIDRNYTVYGDEAVFGGGKSIRDGMGQNSQLTREQGVVDVVITNAIIIDYTGVYKADIGIKDGKISAIGKSGNPSIMDNIDIIIGTSTEVISGERKIVTAGGIDTHVHFISPQQIDTALASGITTLIGGGTGPAEGTKATTITPGSWNLRKMLEAAEAFPINLGFLGKGNSSSLPALEEQIFAGAIGLKIHEDWGATSSAINHSLQIADKYDIQVAIHTDTLNECGFVEETIKAIDGRVIHTYHTEGAGGGHAPDIIKIAALNNILPSSTNPTLPYTVNTLDEHLDMLMVCHHLKANIPEDVMFADSRIRKETIAAEDILQDLGVFSMISSDSQAMGRVGEVIIRNWQTADKMKKQIGSLEGDKEYNDNKRIQRYIAKYTINPAITHGISEYVGSIEVGKYADLVIWDPQFFGVKPDMVLKNGMVVMALMGDENASIPTPQPYYEKKMFGAYGKAVQSSSITFVSKAAYENNIKEKLGLNKVVLPVKNTREISKQDMKLNNATPKIEVDPQTYEVKVDGQVITCEAVDVLPMAQRYFLF; via the coding sequence ATGAGTTTTAAGATGTCACGTAAACAATATGCTGATTTATATGGTCCAACTACAGGAGATTCTATTCGTTTAGCGGATACACAATTATTCGCACATATTGATCGGAATTACACCGTATATGGTGATGAAGCTGTCTTTGGTGGAGGAAAATCAATTAGGGATGGTATGGGACAAAATTCGCAACTTACAAGGGAACAGGGTGTTGTGGATGTTGTTATTACCAATGCAATTATTATTGATTATACAGGAGTATATAAAGCGGATATTGGTATAAAAGATGGAAAGATTTCAGCAATTGGTAAGAGTGGTAATCCTTCAATTATGGATAATATTGATATCATCATTGGAACATCAACGGAAGTAATTTCTGGTGAGCGGAAAATCGTTACAGCTGGAGGTATTGATACACACGTGCATTTCATATCCCCACAACAAATTGATACAGCATTAGCTTCAGGTATAACAACTTTAATTGGTGGAGGAACAGGACCGGCAGAGGGTACTAAGGCAACTACGATAACACCTGGATCTTGGAATTTAAGAAAAATGCTAGAAGCAGCAGAAGCTTTTCCTATAAATCTTGGGTTTTTAGGGAAAGGAAATAGTTCAAGTTTACCTGCCCTGGAAGAACAAATATTTGCAGGGGCTATTGGATTAAAAATTCATGAAGATTGGGGAGCGACTTCTTCAGCAATTAATCACTCGTTACAGATTGCTGATAAATATGATATTCAAGTTGCTATTCATACTGATACGTTAAATGAATGTGGTTTTGTGGAAGAAACGATAAAGGCTATTGATGGTCGTGTTATTCATACGTACCACACTGAAGGGGCTGGTGGTGGGCATGCACCAGATATTATAAAGATTGCTGCACTGAATAATATTTTACCTTCTTCAACGAACCCGACCTTGCCATATACAGTGAATACGCTGGATGAACATTTAGATATGCTCATGGTATGTCATCATTTAAAAGCAAATATTCCAGAAGATGTAATGTTTGCGGATTCAAGGATTCGAAAAGAAACAATTGCGGCAGAGGATATTTTGCAAGATTTAGGGGTTTTCAGCATGATTAGCTCTGACTCACAGGCGATGGGAAGGGTTGGAGAGGTTATTATTCGCAATTGGCAAACCGCCGATAAAATGAAAAAGCAGATTGGTAGTTTAGAGGGAGATAAAGAATATAACGATAATAAAAGAATTCAACGTTATATAGCTAAGTATACGATTAATCCAGCTATTACACATGGGATTTCAGAATATGTCGGCTCTATTGAAGTAGGAAAGTATGCAGACCTTGTAATATGGGATCCCCAATTTTTCGGTGTTAAGCCAGATATGGTTTTGAAAAACGGGATGGTAGTGATGGCATTAATGGGAGACGAGAATGCTTCGATCCCTACACCACAACCATATTATGAAAAAAAGATGTTTGGTGCATATGGAAAAGCAGTACAGTCAAGTTCGATTACATTTGTATCCAAAGCAGCTTACGAGAATAATATTAAAGAAAAATTAGGTTTAAATAAAGTTGTATTACCTGTTAAAAATACGAGAGAGATTTCTAAGCAAGATATGAAGCTGAATAATGCAACACCCAAAATTGAAGTAGATCCGCAGACATATGAAGTTAAAGTTGATGGACAAGTTATTACGTGTGAAGCAGTAGATGTATTACCTATGGCTCAAAGATATTTTTTATTTTGA
- a CDS encoding urease accessory protein UreE — MIIEKINNNVCNMNDFSNTKKHLDKILISSELLLKRVQKLFSESGFEIGVSLDNGETLKNGDILYEDEHRIVYIEVLPEEVIVITPTSIKEMGIIAHNLGNRHLPAQFDEGCMILANDYLVEDLLKKEGVPYQKENRVLPKPFKHASHKHI; from the coding sequence ATGATTATTGAAAAAATTAATAACAACGTATGCAATATGAATGATTTTTCAAATACAAAAAAGCATCTTGATAAAATATTGATTTCTAGTGAACTTTTATTGAAGAGGGTCCAGAAATTATTTTCAGAATCTGGTTTTGAAATTGGGGTGTCTTTAGATAATGGGGAAACATTAAAGAATGGTGATATTTTATATGAAGATGAACATCGTATTGTATATATTGAAGTGTTACCAGAAGAGGTAATTGTAATTACTCCAACGTCAATAAAAGAAATGGGAATTATTGCGCATAACTTAGGAAATAGACATTTGCCAGCACAATTCGATGAAGGGTGTATGATTTTGGCGAACGACTACTTAGTAGAAGATTTACTCAAAAAGGAAGGTGTTCCTTATCAAAAAGAAAATAGAGTATTACCAAAACCGTTCAAGCATGCTTCACACAAACATATTTAA
- a CDS encoding urease accessory protein UreF: MLHTNIFNLLNLLQISDSNFPTGSFSHSFGLETFIEEGQVTNKGEFFKWINRYVKVQLTHTDGLICKYTYEAIKNNDDKKITFLDELITAQTLPFECRKANRMISKSTSKLCCELFSFENLNVYKENIFCNRLQGHPSIVYGILGAELKMTIEETLLVFLYSSVGSIIQNGVRAIPLGQTDGQKLLQECHELICESIDRIQMLSLEDFGLNDPEFEINQMQHEDVNIRVFMS, encoded by the coding sequence ATGCTTCACACAAACATATTTAACCTACTTAACCTACTCCAAATTAGTGATTCGAACTTCCCGACAGGAAGTTTTAGTCACTCTTTTGGATTAGAAACATTTATTGAAGAGGGACAAGTTACAAATAAAGGCGAATTTTTCAAATGGATTAATCGATATGTAAAAGTGCAATTAACACACACGGACGGCTTAATTTGCAAATATACTTACGAAGCCATTAAGAATAATGATGATAAGAAAATTACATTTTTAGATGAATTAATAACGGCACAAACATTGCCCTTTGAATGTAGAAAAGCAAATAGAATGATTAGTAAAAGTACCTCTAAGTTGTGTTGTGAATTGTTTTCATTTGAAAATTTAAATGTGTACAAAGAAAATATTTTTTGTAATAGATTACAAGGACATCCTAGTATCGTATACGGAATATTAGGGGCGGAATTGAAAATGACAATAGAAGAAACGCTCTTAGTTTTCTTATATTCAAGTGTTGGAAGCATTATTCAAAATGGTGTGAGAGCCATTCCTCTTGGACAAACAGATGGTCAAAAACTATTACAAGAATGCCATGAATTGATCTGTGAATCTATTGATAGAATTCAAATGCTTTCATTAGAGGATTTTGGATTGAATGATCCTGAATTCGAAATAAATCAAATGCAACATGAAGATGTAAATATAAGAGTCTTCATGTCATAG
- the ureG gene encoding urease accessory protein UreG — protein MIKPIKIGIGGPVGAGKTMLVERLTKYLNTDYEIAAITNDIYTKEDAKILLKTGVLPEDRIIGVETGGCPHTAIREDASMNFEAIEELMIRHSNLDIIFIESGGDNLAATFSPELVDFSIYIIDVAQGEKIPRKGGQGMIKSDVFVINKTDLAPYVGADLGVMEQDTKNYRHNKPYFFTNLKDEEGLQGLINWMRQNIMLEGLKK, from the coding sequence ATGATAAAGCCTATTAAAATTGGTATTGGTGGCCCGGTAGGTGCTGGGAAAACAATGTTAGTTGAAAGGTTAACAAAATATTTAAATACAGATTATGAAATTGCAGCGATTACAAACGATATTTATACGAAAGAAGATGCAAAGATTTTATTGAAAACAGGTGTTTTGCCAGAAGATAGAATTATTGGTGTAGAGACAGGAGGGTGTCCACATACAGCAATTCGAGAGGATGCTTCTATGAATTTTGAAGCAATTGAAGAGCTCATGATTAGACATAGTAATTTAGATATTATTTTTATTGAAAGTGGGGGTGATAATTTAGCTGCCACATTTAGTCCAGAGCTAGTGGATTTTTCAATTTATATTATCGATGTGGCACAAGGAGAAAAGATTCCTCGTAAAGGTGGACAAGGAATGATCAAATCTGATGTATTTGTTATTAATAAAACGGATTTGGCACCTTATGTAGGGGCTGATCTTGGAGTTATGGAGCAGGATACGAAAAATTACCGACATAATAAACCATATTTTTTTACAAATTTGAAGGATGAGGAAGGCTTACAGGGATTAATAAATTGGATGCGACAAAACATCATGTTAGAAGGATTGAAAAAATGA
- a CDS encoding urease accessory protein UreD — protein sequence MKAPTGVLNIDVMEKRHKTVPIKVYHKDALKVTQPMYLDDYGRAYYYIMNSGGGYLKGDFYSININVHEDAKTYITSQSATKVYKTPNSYALQELNFYIGENAVMEYLPDPLIMYKDAAYKQKTNIYMQNNSTLILCDSVTPGWSPNMEKFTYQYFDSLTKIYMENKLVVYDHLLLNPFKESLDQMGILNQYSHYGTFIVINENITNDLIAALKTSLSNTNNMKIGISSMPCKGFVIRILSHNTEDMESIFFQCHRFVRENCLHEELTSYRKY from the coding sequence ATGAAAGCCCCTACAGGTGTCTTAAACATTGATGTGATGGAAAAGAGACATAAAACAGTACCTATTAAGGTTTATCATAAAGATGCCTTAAAAGTAACGCAACCAATGTATTTGGACGATTATGGTAGAGCATATTACTATATCATGAATTCTGGTGGAGGTTATTTAAAAGGAGATTTCTATTCTATAAATATAAATGTTCATGAAGATGCGAAAACATATATAACAAGCCAATCAGCAACGAAAGTTTACAAGACTCCAAATAGTTATGCTTTGCAAGAATTGAATTTTTATATTGGTGAAAATGCTGTTATGGAGTATTTACCAGATCCGTTGATTATGTACAAGGATGCAGCATATAAGCAAAAAACAAATATATATATGCAAAATAATTCTACATTGATTTTATGCGATTCAGTTACGCCTGGTTGGTCTCCAAATATGGAGAAGTTCACATACCAGTATTTTGATTCGCTAACAAAAATATATATGGAAAACAAACTTGTAGTTTACGATCATCTATTGTTAAACCCTTTCAAAGAGTCGTTAGATCAAATGGGAATATTAAATCAATATTCCCATTATGGTACTTTCATAGTTATTAATGAGAACATTACAAATGATTTAATTGCAGCATTGAAAACTTCGCTTTCTAACACTAACAATATGAAGATTGGAATATCTTCTATGCCATGTAAAGGCTTTGTCATACGCATACTTAGTCATAATACAGAGGATATGGAATCTATATTTTTTCAGTGTCATCGTTTTGTTAGAGAGAATTGTCTGCATGAAGAATTAACATCCTATCGAAAATATTAA
- a CDS encoding AmiS/UreI family transporter, which yields MTNVGLLFVGAVLFMNALAAFKLIDSKSVGYFNLFVGALQTLTPLYLLFTGSQSNEWTILSNGTIFLFGFTYLYVGLTNILELDSSGVGYYSLWVAIIATVMGIANQLHESGSLQSTIIWFFWAFLWFLFFLQDGLKKKIHIYVGIVCFIESWITATIPALLTLTNHTGMLNDFVIILVTIITIVVFIMALFFFKSIQSKVERVSNYVEK from the coding sequence ATGACTAATGTGGGATTATTATTTGTCGGTGCAGTTCTATTTATGAATGCACTAGCAGCTTTTAAACTCATTGATAGCAAAAGTGTAGGGTACTTCAATTTATTTGTAGGGGCATTACAAACTTTGACACCATTATATTTATTATTTACAGGAAGTCAATCTAATGAGTGGACTATCCTATCTAATGGAACTATTTTTTTATTTGGTTTTACTTATTTATATGTTGGCCTTACGAATATATTAGAACTTGATTCTTCAGGTGTAGGTTACTATTCTCTTTGGGTTGCTATTATTGCAACGGTTATGGGAATAGCGAATCAATTACATGAGAGTGGAAGTCTACAAAGTACAATAATTTGGTTCTTTTGGGCGTTCCTTTGGTTTTTATTTTTCCTGCAAGATGGGTTGAAAAAGAAGATTCATATTTATGTAGGGATTGTTTGCTTCATTGAATCTTGGATTACTGCAACGATACCAGCCCTGTTAACACTTACAAATCATACAGGCATGTTAAATGATTTTGTAATTATTTTAGTGACTATTATAACGATTGTAGTTTTTATTATGGCACTTTTCTTTTTCAAGAGTATTCAATCTAAAGTAGAAAGGGTTAGTAACTATGTGGAAAAGTGA
- a CDS encoding HoxN/HupN/NixA family nickel/cobalt transporter: MWKSELKKATNFFVIIIFLHVLGILLLLPALYKGNSIIGMAIIAYSLGLRHAFDSDHIVAIDNTVRKLIEKGKNSQGVGFYFSLGHSTVVFVMIVLIALIGKTAKHGMESFSTIGGIIGTIVSSTFLIIIGFTNLLYLIKVLRSQEDKQPENLGFIYRFTQRLFRFIDSQKQLYMIGFLFGLGFDTASEIGLIALSTVTATSQSIPLVSIFAFPILFAAGMSLMDTLDSTFMNTNYKWAMENSRIRNSYNVLITSISVITAFLIGGYQLLSLLIESYNLQGPFWNLIQVVNFDYLGICLVVFFIISLIVFAVWNRNAFKEPLTKSIEK, translated from the coding sequence ATGTGGAAAAGTGAACTGAAAAAAGCAACTAATTTTTTTGTTATTATTATATTTCTTCATGTGCTTGGAATTCTCTTATTATTACCTGCACTGTATAAAGGCAATAGCATAATTGGAATGGCTATTATTGCATATTCTTTAGGATTGCGTCATGCGTTTGATAGTGATCATATTGTCGCAATTGATAATACTGTTCGGAAATTAATTGAAAAAGGTAAAAACTCACAGGGGGTGGGGTTTTACTTCTCATTAGGACACTCTACTGTAGTATTTGTGATGATCGTATTAATTGCTTTAATTGGAAAAACAGCAAAACATGGAATGGAGAGTTTTTCTACTATAGGCGGTATTATCGGCACAATTGTTTCTAGTACATTTCTTATTATTATTGGGTTTACCAATCTGTTGTACCTTATTAAAGTGTTACGAAGCCAAGAGGATAAGCAACCAGAAAACTTAGGATTTATATATCGTTTCACGCAGCGCTTATTTAGGTTTATTGATAGTCAAAAGCAATTGTATATGATCGGTTTTTTATTTGGGCTTGGTTTTGATACAGCAAGTGAAATCGGATTAATTGCTCTTTCTACAGTAACTGCAACAAGTCAATCTATCCCGCTTGTAAGTATATTTGCTTTTCCCATTTTGTTTGCTGCAGGAATGTCGTTGATGGATACATTAGATAGTACATTCATGAATACGAATTATAAGTGGGCAATGGAAAATAGTCGAATTAGAAATTCATATAACGTATTAATTACCTCAATATCTGTTATAACGGCTTTTTTAATAGGGGGTTATCAACTATTATCTTTACTTATTGAAAGCTATAATTTACAGGGACCGTTTTGGAATCTCATTCAGGTAGTTAATTTTGATTATTTGGGTATATGTCTTGTTGTATTCTTTATTATTTCTCTTATTGTTTTTGCTGTATGGAATAGAAATGCATTTAAAGAACCACTTACAAAGAGTATAGAGAAATAA
- a CDS encoding CsbD family protein, which translates to MTKHDHGLKEKVEGVIDKVKGEVKEVVGKVTDNKKLQAEGKWDKMKGTAKDTVGNIKEKAHEYKEHK; encoded by the coding sequence ATGACTAAACATGATCATGGTTTAAAAGAAAAAGTAGAAGGTGTTATTGATAAGGTAAAAGGTGAAGTAAAGGAAGTTGTCGGGAAAGTAACGGACAATAAAAAATTACAAGCCGAGGGAAAATGGGATAAAATGAAAGGCACTGCTAAAGATACGGTTGGTAATATAAAAGAAAAAGCACATGAATATAAGGAACATAAATAA
- a CDS encoding GNAT family N-acetyltransferase, producing MSTIMTVNTAQEIENAEIDMLSSRLEALQEISGNPMQVQMKKFESATAFSSKIIAGPAFNTVKGITFTNTDEIDEIIAYYQSLQIPCRFEITPAQGTTELFQYLSQKGFYQSSFHTALYSLPREDSSLLPSNISVRQLKENEFDIFADIYVRGFNMPSFTKNGVRQNNEILYNKPGWHFFIAEVQNTPASIGVLYINKGVSSLAASATLPEFQRKGCHTALIQKRIETALASNCNLIVGQARFGSGSQNNMERAHIKIAYTKSIWTAKDI from the coding sequence ATGAGTACAATTATGACAGTCAATACAGCACAAGAAATTGAGAACGCAGAAATAGATATGCTTTCTTCTAGATTAGAGGCACTACAAGAAATAAGCGGAAATCCAATGCAAGTACAAATGAAAAAGTTCGAGAGTGCCACTGCCTTTTCATCAAAAATAATTGCTGGTCCTGCTTTTAATACAGTAAAGGGCATTACATTTACAAATACAGATGAGATAGATGAAATCATCGCTTATTATCAATCACTACAAATCCCTTGCCGTTTTGAAATTACACCGGCTCAAGGTACAACTGAATTATTTCAATACTTATCTCAAAAAGGTTTTTATCAATCTAGCTTCCATACCGCTTTATATAGTTTACCAAGAGAAGACTCATCGCTGCTGCCTTCTAACATTTCAGTACGCCAACTAAAAGAAAATGAATTTGATATTTTTGCAGACATATATGTACGTGGATTTAACATGCCATCCTTTACAAAAAATGGCGTTCGTCAAAATAATGAAATTCTTTACAATAAACCAGGATGGCATTTTTTCATAGCCGAAGTTCAAAACACTCCTGCTAGTATAGGGGTACTTTATATAAATAAAGGTGTTTCTTCATTAGCTGCTTCTGCTACTTTGCCAGAATTTCAACGTAAAGGTTGTCATACCGCATTAATTCAAAAACGAATTGAGACCGCTCTTGCATCCAATTGCAATTTAATAGTTGGACAAGCAAGATTCGGTAGCGGCAGTCAAAATAATATGGAACGTGCCCATATTAAAATTGCTTATACAAAATCAATATGGACTGCGAAAGACATATAA